In Serratia sp. FDAARGOS_506, a genomic segment contains:
- the bcsG gene encoding cellulose biosynthesis protein BcsG: protein MNPNSKTQSDNALWRYWRGLGGWNLYFLAKFALLWFGYLNFHALPNLVFMAFLLMPIPSQRLHRWRHYLAIPIGIALFYHDTWLPGINSILSQGSQLAGFSAQYLLELINRFINWQMVGAAFVLLIAYLFVAQWVRVTVFTVAALVWLNIVNVAGPAVSLLPATSTASAGGANTPATSAPAAGDAAPADSLPPTSANLTAYLNQFYEREKGRATAFPATLPADAQPFDLLVINICSLAWADMEAVNLQNHPLWSKMDIMFDSFNSATAYSGPAAIRLLRASCGQLSHHDLYQPVNQQCYLFDNLAKLGFKEQLMLDHSGVFGNFLKELREQGDMQAPLMSQAGIGNELTSFDGEPIYNDLELLTRWLEQQQKGGDGRTATFFNIIPLHDGNRFVGSNKSADYQPRAQKLFDQLNTFLDQLEKSGRKVVVVIVPEHGAALVGDKMQMSGLRDIPSPNITHTPVGIKLVGMKAPHQGSPLQIKTPSSYLALSELVSRLVDGKVFSEPSVDWQALTQGLPQTPVISENDNAIVMQYQGKPYIRLNGGDWVPYPQ, encoded by the coding sequence ATGAATCCAAACTCGAAGACGCAATCCGATAACGCTCTGTGGCGCTACTGGCGCGGGCTGGGCGGCTGGAACCTCTACTTCCTGGCCAAATTCGCCCTGCTGTGGTTCGGCTACCTGAATTTCCACGCGCTGCCGAACCTGGTGTTCATGGCATTTCTGCTGATGCCGATCCCGTCGCAGCGCCTGCACCGCTGGCGCCATTACCTCGCTATCCCGATCGGCATCGCGCTGTTCTACCACGACACCTGGCTGCCGGGCATCAACAGCATTCTCAGCCAGGGCTCGCAGCTGGCCGGCTTCAGCGCCCAATATCTGCTGGAGCTGATCAACCGCTTTATCAACTGGCAGATGGTCGGCGCGGCCTTCGTGTTGCTTATCGCCTACCTGTTCGTCGCGCAGTGGGTGCGCGTGACGGTGTTCACCGTGGCGGCGCTGGTGTGGCTCAATATCGTCAACGTCGCCGGGCCGGCGGTCTCACTGCTGCCCGCCACCTCCACGGCCTCGGCCGGCGGCGCCAATACGCCGGCCACGTCGGCGCCGGCGGCCGGGGACGCGGCGCCGGCAGACAGCCTGCCGCCGACCAGCGCCAACCTGACGGCCTACCTGAACCAGTTCTACGAGCGGGAAAAGGGCCGCGCCACCGCATTCCCGGCCACTTTGCCCGCCGACGCCCAGCCGTTCGATCTGCTGGTGATCAACATCTGTTCGCTGGCCTGGGCCGATATGGAAGCGGTCAACCTGCAGAATCACCCGCTGTGGTCGAAAATGGACATCATGTTCGACAGCTTCAACTCGGCCACCGCCTACAGTGGCCCGGCGGCCATCCGCCTGCTGCGCGCCAGCTGCGGCCAGCTTTCGCATCACGATCTGTATCAACCGGTGAACCAGCAGTGTTACCTGTTCGACAACCTGGCGAAGCTCGGCTTCAAGGAACAGCTGATGCTCGATCACTCCGGGGTGTTCGGCAACTTCCTGAAAGAGCTGCGTGAACAGGGCGACATGCAGGCACCGCTGATGTCACAGGCCGGCATCGGCAATGAGCTGACGTCGTTCGACGGCGAGCCGATTTATAACGATCTCGAATTGCTGACCCGCTGGCTGGAGCAGCAGCAAAAAGGCGGTGACGGCCGCACCGCCACCTTCTTCAACATCATTCCGCTGCACGACGGCAACCGCTTCGTCGGCTCCAACAAGAGCGCCGACTATCAGCCGCGTGCGCAGAAGCTGTTCGATCAGCTGAACACCTTCCTCGACCAGTTGGAGAAATCCGGCCGCAAAGTGGTGGTGGTGATCGTGCCGGAGCACGGCGCGGCGTTGGTGGGCGACAAAATGCAGATGTCCGGCCTGCGCGATATTCCCAGCCCGAACATCACCCATACGCCGGTCGGCATCAAACTGGTGGGCATGAAGGCGCCGCATCAGGGCAGCCCGCTGCAAATCAAAACGCCGAGCAGCTACCTGGCGCTGTCTGAACTGGTGTCGCGCCTGGTGGACGGCAAGGTCTTCAGCGAGCCCAGCGTCGACTGGCAGGCGCTGACCCAGGGGCTGCCGCAGACCCCGGTCATCTCCGAAAACGACAACGCCATCGTGATGCAGTATCAGGGCAAGCCCTACATTCGCCTGAACGGCGGTGACTGGGTGCCTTATCCGCAATAA
- the bcsF gene encoding cellulose biosynthesis protein BcsF: protein MLNLNDILQLILLCALIFIPLGYAFHRRFPHLRQYWQNLLLSPRYLKSAGLWVRTGSSSQIKRKKQP from the coding sequence ATGCTGAACCTTAACGACATCCTGCAACTGATCCTGCTGTGCGCGCTGATCTTCATTCCGCTGGGCTACGCCTTTCACCGGCGTTTTCCGCATTTGCGTCAATACTGGCAAAACCTGTTGTTATCGCCGCGCTATTTGAAATCCGCCGGTTTGTGGGTGCGCACAGGCTCCTCATCTCAGATTAAACGTAAGAAGCAGCCATGA
- the bcsE gene encoding cellulose biosynthesis protein BcsE, whose translation MAHSFSLGIRQIWEELSVMQAPGLYWINIDRQSDAALLCRQAIAAQPATNKVALICSGDKPDRLLAELASPALQKLPLYQLPEKKAALTQLSDDLMRALRPQNRLLILLAHASLWQTFTTEELREWTRTLAAWLRRQGCTLLILSHGGGINKLKGQLSAQHRILNGLSSLQWQQDSAQYLVNWWSTENGINANQLLTLYAAEGGWQGEDENSQPSPTALRSDEGLYLAERSILEGAPPLSANWQLLESNDELAQHGMLRLSATLIFALYQSDQIDHLAHQIHTLRRSRGSGLKIAVREMSASLRYSDERLLLACGANLIVPHVAPLSRFLTMLEGIQGQRFSRHVPADIGALLAGLRPLQLKGYMRPEPFSQAVLSLMGNTLLPEDGKGVMVALRPATGLRAEQAMTLCHLRRFGDVMTVVQGRLVLFLSTCRINDLDTALKFIFRLPVDEAFSNRVVWHQDVDIISEIKRMAQGRWQISATGTAGAAPRPSAAAAEVPTERRQPVAFTLPLGPQEEPHAEP comes from the coding sequence ATGGCGCACTCTTTTTCTCTAGGCATTCGGCAGATTTGGGAAGAGCTGTCGGTGATGCAGGCCCCCGGGCTTTATTGGATCAATATCGACAGGCAAAGCGACGCCGCGCTGCTGTGTCGCCAGGCCATCGCCGCCCAGCCGGCCACCAACAAAGTCGCCCTGATCTGCAGCGGCGACAAGCCCGATCGCTTGCTGGCCGAGCTGGCTTCGCCTGCTTTGCAGAAGCTGCCGCTCTATCAATTACCAGAGAAAAAAGCCGCGCTGACGCAGCTGAGCGACGATCTGATGCGCGCCCTGCGGCCGCAAAATCGCTTACTTATCCTGCTGGCCCACGCCAGCCTGTGGCAAACCTTCACCACCGAAGAGCTGCGCGAGTGGACCCGAACCCTCGCCGCCTGGCTGCGGCGACAGGGGTGTACGCTATTGATCCTCAGCCACGGCGGCGGCATCAATAAGCTCAAAGGGCAGCTCAGCGCGCAGCATCGCATCCTGAACGGCCTGTCCAGCCTGCAATGGCAGCAGGACAGCGCGCAATACCTGGTGAACTGGTGGAGCACCGAAAACGGCATCAACGCCAATCAGCTGCTGACGCTGTACGCCGCGGAAGGCGGCTGGCAGGGCGAAGATGAAAATAGCCAACCCTCTCCCACCGCTTTGCGCAGCGACGAAGGCCTGTATCTGGCCGAGCGCAGCATCCTGGAAGGCGCGCCACCGCTGTCCGCCAACTGGCAGCTGCTGGAGAGCAACGACGAACTGGCGCAACACGGCATGCTGAGACTCTCGGCGACGTTGATTTTCGCGCTGTACCAAAGCGACCAAATCGATCACCTGGCGCACCAGATCCACACCCTGCGCCGCAGCCGCGGCAGCGGCCTGAAAATCGCGGTGCGCGAGATGAGCGCCAGTCTGCGCTACAGCGATGAACGGCTGCTGCTGGCTTGCGGCGCCAACCTGATCGTGCCGCACGTCGCGCCGCTGTCGCGTTTTCTGACCATGCTCGAGGGCATACAGGGGCAGCGTTTCTCGCGCCATGTGCCCGCCGACATCGGTGCGTTGCTGGCCGGCTTGCGCCCGCTGCAGCTCAAAGGCTATATGCGGCCGGAACCGTTCAGCCAGGCGGTGCTGTCGCTGATGGGCAACACGCTGCTGCCCGAGGACGGCAAAGGCGTGATGGTGGCGCTGCGACCGGCCACCGGCCTGCGCGCCGAACAGGCGATGACCCTTTGCCACCTGCGGCGCTTCGGCGACGTGATGACCGTGGTGCAGGGGCGGCTGGTGCTGTTCCTCTCCACCTGCCGCATCAACGATTTGGATACGGCGCTGAAGTTCATCTTCCGCCTGCCGGTGGATGAAGCCTTCAGCAATCGGGTGGTGTGGCACCAGGACGTCGATATCATTTCGGAAATCAAACGCATGGCCCAGGGGCGCTGGCAGATTTCGGCTACCGGCACCGCCGGCGCCGCACCGCGCCCCAGCGCGGCGGCTGCCGAGGTACCCACAGAACGGCGGCAGCCGGTCGCCTTCACGCTGCCGCTCGGCCCGCAGGAGGAACCGCATGCTGAACCTTAA
- the bcsR gene encoding cellulose biosynthesis protein BcsR: MNDAPTHFRAAVPGESQDDLQALSQAFSLPKLSYVDISRQERLTQMMTRWPLLAELAQTTGSH; encoded by the coding sequence ATGAATGACGCACCCACCCATTTTCGTGCAGCGGTGCCTGGGGAGAGCCAGGATGACCTGCAGGCGCTCAGCCAGGCTTTTTCATTGCCGAAATTAAGCTATGTCGATATTTCGCGGCAGGAGCGGTTAACGCAAATGATGACGCGCTGGCCACTGTTGGCCGAATTGGCGCAGACCACGGGGAGCCACTGA
- the bcsQ gene encoding cellulose biosynthesis protein BcsQ translates to MPVIALQGLRGGMGTTSVTAALAWALQQLGESVLAIDFTPDNLLRLHFNTPFELARGWARAEQDGGRWQEGALRYCENLDFLPFGRLNAAERLEVQRQCQQQPERWRDNVRQLIAGDPQRWILLDVPVGDGVLAQQALQLADSVFVLLNPDANCQVRLHQQTLPNDCRFLVNHYSSASQLQQDLHQLWLQTLSGLLPVVIHRDEALAEALAVKQPLGEYRPESLAADEVLTLANWCLINLKRGVAP, encoded by the coding sequence ATGCCGGTGATCGCGCTGCAAGGGTTGCGGGGTGGAATGGGGACGACGTCGGTCACGGCGGCGCTCGCCTGGGCGTTGCAGCAGCTGGGTGAGTCGGTGTTGGCGATCGATTTCACGCCGGATAATCTGCTGCGCCTGCATTTCAACACGCCGTTCGAGCTGGCGCGCGGCTGGGCCCGCGCGGAACAGGACGGCGGACGCTGGCAGGAAGGCGCACTGCGTTATTGCGAAAACCTCGACTTTCTGCCCTTTGGCCGTCTGAATGCGGCGGAACGGCTGGAAGTACAGCGTCAGTGTCAGCAACAGCCGGAACGCTGGCGCGACAATGTGCGCCAACTGATCGCCGGCGATCCGCAGCGCTGGATCCTGCTGGATGTCCCGGTCGGGGACGGCGTTTTGGCGCAGCAGGCGCTGCAGCTTGCCGACAGCGTGTTCGTGCTGTTGAACCCCGATGCCAACTGCCAGGTACGGCTCCATCAGCAGACGCTGCCGAACGACTGCCGTTTCCTGGTCAATCACTACTCCTCCGCCAGCCAGCTGCAGCAGGATCTGCATCAGCTGTGGCTGCAAACCCTGAGCGGTCTGCTGCCGGTGGTGATCCATCGCGACGAAGCGTTGGCGGAAGCGCTGGCGGTCAAACAGCCGTTGGGCGAGTACCGCCCCGAGAGTCTGGCGGCGGATGAAGTGCTGACGCTGGCCAACTGGTGCCTGATCAACCTCAAACGGGGCGTTGCGCCATGA
- the bcsA gene encoding UDP-forming cellulose synthase catalytic subunit has translation MSRVLSLLLVPPVRQAVQARYRGYRRNGASVLTAFFTTLLVALGWLLLRFESPAWQRVRAGRAYWFPHLSAERPRPADALRYLLQGLWLLLFRSGRAPVQRDYFAGWRRLQQRYADWLQDLPQRLKNAGVEQRSVERLGRMSRGMRRALFILVSVLAAILAMLCISQPFDLPAQFVFVLLLWGIAMVVRRVPGRLPGLMLIVLSLTVSCRYLWWRYTATLNWDDPLSLVCGLLLLVAETYAWVVLVLGYFQTVWPLNRQPVPLPADSATWPTIDLMVPTYNEDLGVVKPTIYAALGIDWPKEKVNIYILDDGNRPEFRAFAAEVGVKYIARPTHEHAKAGNINNALKQATGEFVAIFDCDHVPTRSFLQLTMGWFFKDKKLAMLQTPHHFFSPDPFERNLGRFRQTPNEGTLFYGLVQDGNDMWDATFFCGSCAILRRSALDEIGGIAVETVTEDAHTSLRLHRRGHTSAYIRIPQAAGLATESLSAHIGQRIRWARGMVQIFRLDNPLLGKGLKLAQRLCYANAMLHFLSGIPRLIFLTAPLAFLLLHAYIIFAPALAIALYVLPHMIHASLTNSRIQGKYRHSFWSEIYETVLAWYIARPTTVALFNPHKGKFNVTAKGGLVEEEHVDWVITRPYMFLVVLNLAGLAFGVWRLAYGPTDEVMTVIISLVWVLYNMTILGGAVAVAVEAKQVRQAHRVEIAMPAAIARADGHLYPCTLRDYSDGGVGIEMRVENALKDGDKLSLLLKRGQQEYSFPCVVTRAFGNKVGVRLVDLSTREHIDFIQCTFARADTWALWQDGFPEDRPIESLRDVLALGFRGYVRMADYAPPLVRGLLVGVTSLTAWVVSFIPRGVGRDPTLGQQETVG, from the coding sequence ATGAGCCGGGTGCTGAGCCTGCTGCTGGTGCCGCCGGTGCGTCAGGCTGTGCAGGCGCGCTATCGCGGCTATCGCCGCAACGGTGCGTCGGTGTTGACCGCCTTTTTCACCACGTTGTTGGTGGCGTTGGGCTGGCTGCTGCTGCGCTTCGAATCGCCGGCCTGGCAGCGCGTACGCGCCGGCCGCGCTTATTGGTTCCCGCATCTGTCCGCTGAACGCCCGCGCCCGGCGGATGCGCTGCGTTATCTGCTGCAGGGGCTGTGGCTGCTGCTGTTTCGCAGCGGCCGCGCGCCGGTGCAGCGCGATTATTTCGCCGGTTGGCGCCGCCTGCAGCAGCGCTATGCCGACTGGCTGCAGGACCTGCCGCAACGGCTGAAGAACGCCGGCGTTGAGCAGCGCTCGGTGGAGCGCCTCGGCCGCATGAGCCGCGGCATGCGGCGCGCGCTGTTTATTCTGGTCAGCGTGCTGGCGGCGATCCTCGCCATGCTGTGCATCTCGCAACCGTTCGATCTGCCGGCGCAGTTCGTGTTTGTCCTGCTGCTGTGGGGGATCGCGATGGTGGTGCGTCGGGTGCCGGGGCGCTTGCCGGGGTTGATGCTGATCGTGCTGTCGCTGACCGTATCCTGTCGCTACCTGTGGTGGCGCTATACCGCCACGCTGAACTGGGACGATCCGCTTAGCCTGGTGTGTGGCCTGTTGCTGCTGGTGGCAGAAACCTACGCCTGGGTGGTGCTGGTGCTGGGCTATTTCCAGACCGTCTGGCCGCTTAACCGCCAGCCGGTGCCGCTGCCCGCCGACAGCGCCACCTGGCCGACCATCGATCTGATGGTGCCGACCTACAACGAAGATCTCGGGGTGGTGAAGCCCACCATCTACGCGGCGCTGGGCATCGACTGGCCGAAAGAGAAGGTGAACATCTATATCCTCGATGACGGCAACCGCCCCGAATTCCGCGCGTTCGCCGCCGAAGTGGGGGTGAAATACATCGCCAGGCCGACCCACGAACACGCCAAGGCCGGCAACATCAACAATGCGCTGAAGCAGGCTACCGGCGAGTTCGTGGCGATTTTCGACTGCGACCACGTGCCGACGCGCTCCTTCCTGCAGCTGACCATGGGCTGGTTCTTCAAAGACAAAAAGCTGGCGATGCTGCAGACCCCGCACCACTTCTTCTCGCCGGATCCGTTCGAGCGCAACCTCGGCCGCTTCCGCCAGACGCCCAACGAGGGCACCTTGTTCTACGGGCTGGTGCAAGACGGCAACGACATGTGGGACGCCACCTTCTTCTGCGGCTCTTGCGCCATCCTGCGCCGCAGCGCGCTGGACGAGATAGGCGGCATCGCGGTGGAAACCGTCACCGAAGACGCCCATACCTCGCTGCGTTTGCACCGGCGCGGGCACACCTCGGCCTATATCCGCATTCCGCAGGCCGCCGGGTTGGCGACCGAAAGCCTGTCGGCGCACATTGGCCAGCGTATTCGCTGGGCGCGCGGCATGGTGCAGATCTTCCGGCTGGATAACCCGCTGCTCGGCAAGGGGCTGAAGCTGGCGCAGCGTCTGTGCTACGCCAACGCCATGCTGCACTTCCTGTCGGGCATTCCGCGACTGATCTTCCTCACCGCGCCGCTGGCGTTTTTGCTGCTGCATGCCTACATCATCTTCGCACCGGCGCTGGCGATCGCGCTTTATGTGTTGCCGCACATGATCCACGCCAGCCTGACCAACTCGCGTATCCAGGGGAAATACCGCCATTCGTTCTGGAGCGAAATCTATGAAACGGTGCTGGCCTGGTATATCGCGCGGCCGACGACGGTGGCGTTGTTCAATCCGCACAAGGGCAAATTCAACGTCACCGCCAAGGGCGGGCTGGTGGAGGAGGAACACGTCGACTGGGTGATCACCCGGCCTTACATGTTCCTGGTGGTCCTGAACCTGGCGGGGTTGGCGTTTGGCGTCTGGCGGTTGGCCTATGGCCCGACGGACGAGGTGATGACGGTGATCATCAGCCTGGTGTGGGTGCTGTACAACATGACGATTCTCGGCGGCGCGGTGGCGGTGGCGGTGGAGGCCAAGCAGGTGCGTCAGGCGCACCGCGTGGAAATCGCCATGCCGGCGGCGATCGCGCGCGCCGACGGTCATCTGTATCCCTGCACGCTGCGCGATTACTCCGACGGCGGCGTGGGCATTGAGATGCGGGTGGAAAACGCGTTGAAGGACGGCGACAAACTCTCGCTGCTGCTCAAGCGCGGCCAGCAAGAGTACAGCTTCCCCTGCGTGGTGACGCGCGCCTTTGGCAACAAGGTGGGGGTGCGCCTGGTCGACCTCTCCACCCGTGAACACATCGATTTCATTCAGTGCACCTTCGCCCGCGCCGATACCTGGGCGCTGTGGCAGGACGGGTTCCCTGAAGACCGGCCGATAGAAAGCTTGCGCGACGTGCTGGCGCTGGGTTTCCGAGGGTATGTGCGCATGGCGGATTACGCGCCGCCGCTGGTGCGCGGTCTGCTGGTCGGGGTCACTTCGCTGACCGCCTGGGTAGTGTCGTTTATTCCGCGCGGCGTCGGCAGGGATCCGACCTTGGGTCAACAAGAAACAGTGGGTTAG